One genomic region from Egicoccus sp. AB-alg6-2 encodes:
- the treY gene encoding malto-oligosyltrehalose synthase: MSASRVPTGTYRLQLHPGFTFADAADEVAYLAELGVSHLYLSPALQSAPGSTHGYDVVDPTRLNDDLGGDEGFAALARACRGHGLRLVLDLVPNHVGLSSPHNPWWWDVLRHGPDSRYAGHFDIRWQARGDGPPQVLLPQLGQPLEVELAEADDLRLAHAGGDDVEAGYRIVYHEHAWPVRPGSLAEAGADPDDVAGTLAAFEVDRGRLFTLLLGQHYRLVHWQRANTELNYRRFFDITTLGGVRVEDEQVFADVHRKALELVADGVVDGLRIDHPDGLYDPTDYFRRLREVAPDAWIVVEKILEAGEPLRRDWPVDGTTGYEFANSVLGLFLDPSAAGLLDDVYRQVAGRDGDPGAADYGAIVEAAKHRVLDRLLVSEFRALCGAFADLAHQAGVVADEQELSAALRAVVVAFPVYRTYVRAELLEVGERDRHDVREAVARARARHPELDEALDLLQELLLVEQVGVGATDFVMRFQQLTGPVMAKGVEDTVFYRYLRFVAVNEVGGDPSHLGTEPATFHEANRRRQRDWPGSMLTTSTHDTKRSEDVRARLAPLTEAPDVWVQTVEEWLSLTARHRGATGPAAVHEYLTLQTLLGAWPITAERAVEYLRKAAREGKQYSDWIETDERYEAELEAYVRGVLADEEIVTTLEALLDRLRPAGWLTSLAQTLLKLTSPGVPDVYQGCELWDLSLVDPDNRRPVDFDHRREILKELQADAHPIELLARMDEGASKLWVTHRALQVRKRLPEAFGAGSGDYEPRYASGPREDHVVAFVRGGRVATVAPRLVLGLGGRFADWDWHGTTLQLPDGTWRCDLTGQVVPGGRPVAMADILTAFPVALLVRDEDH; the protein is encoded by the coding sequence GTGAGCGCGTCGCGGGTCCCGACCGGCACCTACCGTCTGCAACTGCACCCCGGCTTCACCTTCGCCGACGCGGCGGACGAGGTGGCCTATCTCGCCGAGCTCGGCGTGTCACACCTGTATCTGTCCCCTGCGCTGCAGTCGGCGCCCGGCAGCACCCACGGCTACGACGTCGTCGACCCGACCCGGCTCAACGACGACCTGGGGGGCGACGAGGGGTTCGCGGCGCTCGCCCGGGCGTGCCGCGGCCACGGGTTGCGGCTCGTGCTCGACCTGGTGCCCAACCACGTCGGGCTGTCGAGTCCGCACAACCCGTGGTGGTGGGACGTACTGCGTCACGGTCCCGACAGCCGGTATGCGGGCCACTTCGACATCAGGTGGCAGGCACGCGGGGACGGACCGCCGCAGGTGCTGCTGCCACAACTCGGCCAGCCGCTGGAGGTGGAGCTCGCCGAGGCGGACGACCTGCGGCTCGCCCACGCCGGCGGTGACGACGTCGAGGCCGGCTACCGGATCGTCTACCACGAGCACGCCTGGCCGGTGCGCCCGGGGTCACTGGCCGAGGCCGGCGCCGACCCCGACGACGTCGCGGGGACCCTGGCCGCGTTCGAGGTGGACCGGGGGCGGCTCTTCACGCTGCTGCTCGGCCAGCACTACCGGCTCGTGCACTGGCAGCGCGCCAACACCGAGCTCAACTACCGCCGGTTCTTCGACATCACCACGCTCGGGGGCGTGCGCGTCGAGGACGAGCAGGTGTTCGCCGACGTCCATCGCAAGGCCCTGGAACTGGTCGCCGACGGGGTCGTCGACGGCCTGCGCATCGACCATCCCGACGGCCTCTACGACCCCACCGACTACTTCCGGCGCCTGCGTGAGGTCGCCCCCGACGCCTGGATCGTGGTCGAGAAGATCCTCGAGGCCGGCGAACCGCTGCGACGCGACTGGCCCGTGGACGGCACGACCGGCTACGAGTTCGCGAACAGCGTGCTCGGCCTGTTCCTCGATCCCTCGGCCGCGGGCCTGCTCGACGACGTCTACCGCCAGGTGGCGGGCCGGGACGGCGACCCCGGCGCCGCGGACTACGGCGCCATCGTCGAGGCCGCGAAGCACCGGGTGCTCGACCGGCTCCTGGTGAGCGAGTTCCGCGCCCTGTGCGGCGCGTTCGCCGATCTGGCCCACCAGGCCGGGGTCGTGGCCGACGAGCAGGAGCTGTCGGCGGCGCTGCGGGCCGTCGTCGTCGCCTTCCCCGTCTACCGCACGTACGTGCGCGCCGAACTGCTCGAGGTCGGCGAACGCGACCGGCACGACGTGCGCGAGGCCGTCGCGCGCGCCCGGGCGCGCCACCCCGAACTCGACGAGGCCCTCGACCTGCTCCAGGAACTGCTGCTGGTCGAGCAGGTCGGCGTCGGCGCGACCGACTTCGTCATGCGGTTCCAGCAGTTGACCGGCCCCGTCATGGCCAAGGGGGTCGAGGACACGGTCTTCTACCGCTACCTGCGCTTCGTCGCGGTCAACGAGGTCGGCGGTGACCCCTCCCACCTCGGCACCGAGCCGGCCACGTTCCACGAGGCGAACCGACGGCGCCAGCGCGACTGGCCGGGTTCGATGCTGACCACCTCCACCCACGACACGAAGCGGAGCGAGGACGTCCGGGCCCGTCTGGCGCCGCTCACGGAAGCTCCCGACGTGTGGGTGCAGACGGTCGAGGAGTGGCTGAGCCTGACCGCCCGCCACCGGGGCGCAACCGGCCCGGCGGCCGTCCACGAGTACCTGACGCTGCAGACCCTGCTCGGGGCGTGGCCGATCACCGCCGAGCGTGCCGTCGAGTACCTGCGCAAGGCGGCGCGCGAGGGCAAGCAGTACTCGGACTGGATCGAGACCGACGAACGCTACGAGGCCGAACTCGAGGCGTACGTCCGTGGCGTGCTCGCCGACGAGGAGATCGTCACCACGCTGGAGGCGCTGCTCGACCGCCTCCGCCCGGCAGGGTGGCTGACCTCGCTCGCGCAGACGCTGTTGAAGCTGACCTCGCCCGGCGTCCCCGACGTCTACCAGGGCTGCGAGCTGTGGGACCTGTCGCTGGTCGACCCCGACAACCGCCGCCCGGTCGACTTCGACCACCGCCGCGAGATCCTCAAGGAACTGCAGGCCGACGCGCACCCGATCGAACTGCTCGCCCGCATGGACGAGGGCGCCAGCAAGCTTTGGGTGACCCATCGTGCCCTGCAGGTGCGCAAGCGACTGCCCGAGGCGTTCGGCGCCGGCAGCGGCGACTACGAGCCCCGGTACGCCTCCGGACCCCGCGAGGACC
- the glgX gene encoding glycogen debranching protein GlgX → MALEIWPGQPYPLGATYDGFGTNFALFSEAADRVELCLFDEAGEEQRVRLTEVTGYVWHGYLPTIGPGQRYGYRVHGPYDPANGSRCNPSKLLIDPYAKAVDGELQWNQAVFGYTFGDPDGPPNTEDSAPFVPRSVVANPYFEWGDDRHPHTPMHETVIYEVHTKGLTQRHPDVPENQRGTYAGLTHPAVIDYLTDLGVTAVELLPVHRHVPESDLVERGLTNYWGYNSIAYLAPHDGYASGSAEQAVTEFKQMVKTLHRAGIEVILDVVYNHTAEGNHLGPTLSLKGIDNGAYYRLVDGDPRYYMDYTGTGNSMNMRHPHVLQLIMDSLRYWVNEMHVDGFRFDLASTLARELHDVDRLSTFFEVIQQDPVISQVKLIAEPWDVGEGGYQVGNFPPLWSEWNGIYRDTIRDFWRGESATLPEFASRLTGSSDLYESDTRRPGASINFVTAHDGFTLADLVSYNDKHNEANGEDNRDGTDDNRSWNCGVEGPTDDPDVLALRARQQRNFLTTLLLSQGVPMLLGGDELGRTQGGNNNGYCQDNEISWYDWDAVDEDLLAFTRGLIGLRAEHPIFRRRRWFQGRPLRGEEIDDIAWLRPDGTEMDDEDWDASYAKSLQVFLNGRGIASPDPRGQQIVDDSFLVLFNAGDQPIEFTLPPAAWGQRWEVVVDTSADTLPEDAAVFDAEAACKVLDRGIVVMREVGP, encoded by the coding sequence ATGGCGCTCGAGATCTGGCCTGGGCAGCCCTATCCCCTCGGGGCCACCTACGACGGGTTCGGCACCAACTTCGCGCTGTTCAGCGAGGCGGCCGACCGGGTCGAGTTGTGCCTGTTCGACGAGGCGGGCGAGGAACAGCGGGTCCGGCTGACCGAGGTCACCGGCTACGTGTGGCACGGCTACCTGCCCACCATCGGGCCGGGCCAGCGCTACGGCTACCGGGTCCACGGGCCCTACGACCCGGCGAACGGCTCGCGCTGCAACCCGAGCAAGCTGCTCATCGACCCCTACGCGAAGGCGGTGGACGGCGAACTGCAGTGGAACCAGGCCGTGTTCGGCTACACCTTCGGCGATCCGGACGGTCCTCCCAACACCGAGGACAGCGCGCCGTTCGTGCCGCGCAGCGTGGTCGCCAACCCCTACTTCGAGTGGGGCGACGACCGCCATCCCCACACGCCGATGCACGAGACCGTGATCTACGAGGTCCACACGAAGGGCCTGACGCAGCGGCACCCCGACGTGCCCGAGAACCAGCGGGGCACCTACGCCGGGCTGACGCACCCGGCCGTGATCGACTACCTCACCGACCTCGGGGTCACCGCGGTCGAACTGCTGCCGGTGCACCGTCACGTGCCCGAGTCCGACCTCGTCGAGCGCGGCCTGACCAACTACTGGGGCTACAACTCGATCGCCTACCTCGCCCCGCACGACGGCTACGCGTCGGGATCCGCCGAGCAGGCGGTGACCGAGTTCAAGCAGATGGTCAAGACGCTGCACCGCGCCGGCATCGAGGTCATCCTCGACGTGGTCTACAACCACACGGCCGAGGGCAACCACCTGGGGCCGACCCTGTCGTTGAAGGGCATCGACAACGGTGCCTACTACCGCCTCGTCGACGGCGACCCGCGCTACTACATGGACTACACCGGCACCGGCAACTCCATGAACATGCGCCATCCCCACGTGCTGCAGCTGATCATGGACTCGCTGCGCTACTGGGTCAACGAGATGCACGTCGACGGGTTCCGCTTCGACCTCGCCTCGACGCTGGCCCGTGAACTGCACGACGTCGACCGCCTGTCGACCTTCTTCGAGGTCATCCAGCAGGACCCGGTCATCAGCCAGGTCAAGCTGATCGCCGAGCCGTGGGACGTCGGCGAGGGCGGCTACCAGGTCGGCAACTTCCCGCCGCTGTGGTCGGAGTGGAACGGGATCTACCGCGACACGATCCGCGACTTCTGGCGCGGCGAGTCGGCGACCCTGCCCGAGTTCGCGTCGCGGTTGACGGGCAGCTCGGACCTGTACGAGTCCGACACCAGGCGACCGGGCGCCTCGATCAACTTCGTCACCGCCCACGACGGGTTCACCCTGGCCGACCTGGTGTCGTACAACGACAAGCACAACGAGGCCAACGGCGAGGACAACCGCGACGGCACCGACGACAACCGGTCGTGGAACTGCGGGGTCGAGGGCCCGACCGACGACCCCGACGTCCTCGCGCTGCGCGCCCGTCAGCAGCGCAACTTCCTGACCACGCTGCTGCTGAGCCAGGGTGTGCCGATGCTGCTCGGCGGCGACGAGCTCGGGCGCACGCAGGGCGGCAACAACAACGGCTACTGCCAGGACAACGAGATCTCCTGGTACGACTGGGACGCCGTCGACGAGGACCTGCTCGCCTTCACGCGCGGCCTGATCGGCCTGCGGGCCGAGCACCCCATCTTCCGGCGTCGACGCTGGTTCCAGGGGCGTCCGCTGCGTGGCGAGGAGATCGACGACATCGCCTGGCTGCGGCCCGACGGCACCGAGATGGACGACGAGGACTGGGACGCGAGCTACGCCAAGTCGCTGCAGGTGTTCCTCAACGGCCGTGGCATCGCCAGCCCCGATCCCCGCGGTCAACAGATCGTCGACGACTCGTTCCTGGTGCTGTTCAACGCCGGGGACCAGCCGATCGAGTTCACGCTCCCACCCGCGGCCTGGGGGCAACGCTGGGAGGTCGTCGTCGACACCAGCGCGGACACGCTGCCCGAGGATGCCGCGGTGTTCGACGCGGAGGCGGCCTGCAAGGTGCTCGACCGCGGCATCGTCGTGATGCGTGAGGTCGGCCCGTGA
- a CDS encoding DUF3536 domain-containing protein, whose amino-acid sequence MDRYVCVHGHFYQPPRENPWLEQVEQQDSAWPFHDWNARITAECYGPNTSARILGDDGRIHRLVNNYARMSFNVGPTLLAWMDDHAPEVHAGIVEADRRSAQRFGGHGSAMAQVYNHAIMPLATPRDQQTQVLWGLRDFEFRFGRRPEGMWLAETAADTATLEVLAANDVTFTVLSPYQAAAVRPLDGTAEWTDVGGGRVDPSRPYRVRLPSGGHLDVFFYDARVSQAVAFEGLLFSGDRLTDRLLHAFPDREGPKLVNIATDGESYGHHHRHGEMALAQALHRLSDTDGIRLTNYAEYLALFPPQYEARIVENSSWSCAHGVERWRSDCGCTNGETGGQQAWRGPLRDALDHLRDEVGPRFADRAARYLHDPWAARDDYIEVVLDRSPQRLRAWFAEHTTGALDHDERVEVLRLLELQRHALLMYTSCGWFFDELSRIETVQVLTYAARVIELAEQVLDVPDLEETFLTRLAKAPSNLPEYGNGRTVYEQLVQPTRANFRKVAAHFAISGLFRAYGRTERLGCYEVERVDERRSEAGRAKVGYGRITVRSTVTLAENSYEYGVIHFGDHNFLCGVRSAGDDDAYAAMCDHLADAFEEANFPDTLRTLDEHFGRDAYSLRDLFRDEQRRLLDVVLDATLVDVENTYRSIYRSRGPLMRFLAGLDAKVPPALRSAAEVVVNAELREALSGNPEPARVQGLIEEAERFRVSLDADGLAHAYAESLSRVTRAVERALDDDETFAVFGSDQRAVFASFATLVDIAESLPFEIDLGRAQNLAWRVRRERGDWLAQRAASGDEAARNWAEAIDALTQRLGFAIS is encoded by the coding sequence ATGGACCGCTACGTCTGCGTGCACGGCCACTTCTACCAGCCGCCACGCGAGAACCCCTGGCTCGAGCAGGTCGAGCAGCAGGACTCGGCGTGGCCGTTCCACGACTGGAACGCGCGGATCACGGCCGAGTGCTACGGGCCCAACACCTCGGCCCGCATCCTCGGTGACGACGGCCGCATCCACCGGCTCGTCAACAACTACGCGCGGATGAGCTTCAACGTCGGTCCGACGTTGCTGGCCTGGATGGACGACCACGCGCCGGAGGTCCACGCCGGCATCGTCGAGGCCGACCGCCGCAGCGCCCAGCGGTTCGGCGGCCACGGTTCGGCCATGGCGCAGGTCTACAACCACGCGATCATGCCGCTGGCCACGCCCCGCGACCAGCAGACGCAGGTGCTGTGGGGCCTGCGCGACTTCGAGTTCCGCTTCGGCCGCCGGCCCGAGGGCATGTGGCTGGCCGAGACGGCGGCCGACACCGCCACCCTCGAGGTGCTGGCGGCCAACGACGTCACCTTCACGGTCCTCTCGCCCTACCAGGCCGCGGCGGTCCGTCCGCTCGACGGGACCGCCGAGTGGACCGACGTGGGCGGCGGCCGCGTCGACCCCTCCCGGCCCTACCGCGTCCGGTTGCCGTCTGGCGGCCACCTCGACGTGTTCTTCTACGACGCCCGGGTGTCGCAGGCGGTCGCCTTCGAGGGCCTGTTGTTCTCCGGCGACCGGCTGACCGACCGGTTGCTGCACGCCTTCCCGGACCGGGAGGGCCCCAAGCTGGTCAACATCGCCACCGACGGCGAGAGCTACGGCCACCACCACCGTCACGGCGAGATGGCGCTGGCCCAGGCGCTGCACCGCCTGTCGGACACCGACGGCATCCGGCTCACCAACTACGCCGAGTACCTGGCGCTGTTCCCGCCGCAGTACGAGGCGCGCATCGTCGAGAACAGCTCCTGGAGCTGCGCCCACGGCGTGGAGCGGTGGCGTTCGGACTGCGGCTGCACCAACGGCGAGACCGGCGGGCAGCAGGCCTGGCGCGGGCCGCTGCGCGACGCCCTCGACCACCTGCGCGACGAGGTGGGACCACGCTTCGCCGACCGCGCCGCCCGCTACCTGCACGACCCCTGGGCCGCCCGCGACGACTACATCGAGGTCGTGCTCGACCGCTCGCCGCAGCGGCTGCGCGCCTGGTTCGCCGAGCACACGACCGGCGCCCTCGACCACGACGAGCGGGTCGAGGTGCTGCGGCTGCTCGAGCTGCAACGCCATGCCCTGCTGATGTACACCAGCTGCGGCTGGTTCTTCGACGAGCTGTCGCGGATCGAGACCGTCCAGGTCCTCACCTACGCCGCCCGGGTGATCGAGCTGGCCGAGCAGGTGCTCGACGTCCCCGACCTCGAGGAGACGTTCCTCACCCGGCTGGCCAAGGCGCCCAGCAACCTGCCCGAGTACGGCAACGGGCGCACCGTCTACGAGCAGCTGGTCCAGCCGACGCGGGCCAACTTCCGCAAGGTCGCGGCCCACTTCGCGATCAGTGGCCTGTTCCGCGCGTACGGCCGCACCGAGCGGCTCGGCTGCTACGAGGTCGAGCGGGTCGACGAGCGCCGCTCGGAGGCCGGACGGGCGAAGGTCGGCTACGGCCGGATCACCGTGCGGTCCACCGTCACGCTGGCCGAGAACTCCTACGAGTACGGCGTCATCCACTTCGGTGACCACAACTTCCTCTGCGGCGTCCGCAGCGCCGGCGACGACGACGCCTACGCCGCGATGTGCGACCACCTCGCCGACGCCTTCGAGGAGGCGAACTTCCCGGACACGCTCCGCACGCTCGACGAGCACTTCGGTCGGGACGCCTACTCGCTGCGCGACCTGTTCCGCGACGAGCAGCGACGCCTGCTCGACGTGGTGCTCGACGCGACGCTGGTCGACGTCGAGAACACCTACCGTTCCATCTACCGCAGCCGCGGTCCGCTCATGCGCTTCCTCGCCGGCCTCGACGCGAAGGTGCCGCCGGCGCTGCGCAGTGCGGCCGAGGTGGTCGTCAACGCCGAACTGCGCGAAGCGCTCAGCGGCAACCCCGAGCCCGCCCGGGTCCAGGGGCTGATCGAGGAGGCGGAACGCTTCCGCGTCTCCCTCGACGCCGACGGCCTCGCGCACGCCTACGCCGAGTCGCTGTCGCGGGTCACCCGGGCGGTCGAGCGCGCCCTCGACGACGACGAGACCTTCGCGGTGTTCGGCAGCGACCAGCGGGCCGTCTTCGCCAGCTTCGCGACCCTGGTCGACATCGCCGAGTCGCTGCCCTTCGAGATCGACCTCGGCCGGGCGCAGAACCTGGCGTGGCGGGTGCGTCGCGAGCGCGGCGACTGGCTCGCGCAACGAGCGGCGTCCGGCGACGAGGCGGCACGCAACTGGGCCGAGGCGATCGACGCCCTGACGCAACGTCTCGGCTTCGCCATCTCCTGA
- the treZ gene encoding malto-oligosyltrehalose trehalohydrolase: protein MTHHEHDHLGATALDDGSTRFLVWAPAVERIEVVLDDGNRVAPLEPTGRGYHEATVDRVAAGDRYRYRLAGIEEDRNDPASRWQPEGLHGPSAVDDPAFAWTDAGWVCPPLHEQVLYELHVGTFTPEGTFDAIVARLGELRELGVTTIELMPIWQFPGERNWGYDGVLPYAVQHSYGGPAGLRRLVDAAHAAGIAVVLDVVYNHFGPEDNHLPDFGPYLTDRYDTPWGQAVNVDGPHSDGVRRYFVENAVRWIREFHVDGLRLDAVHAILDQSAVHLLEEIAREVHAEARRAGRHAFVIAESDLADPKLVRSPERGGFGLDGQWLDDVHHALHVAFTGEQTGYYEDFTGLADLRRALRDRFVMAGRWSPHRQRTVGRPANDVPYHRFVACTQNHDQVGNRMLGERQSRLLDHEQLKASAAGLLLLPFTPMLWMGQEYAETALFQYFVSHTDPDLVRAVQEGRKREFAYFADQGEAPDPQAEATFARSKLDWSRRTQDPHAVVLALYRELLRLRRELGAVAAPDASDASGVLHTPGTLSWRRSRREDEVLVVVHAGPGPVEVPLPPDVRWQLVLDTADPRWDGPGGVELRDEAVADGGGGATTLRLPGTATALLRRR from the coding sequence GTGACCCACCACGAACACGACCACCTCGGCGCGACCGCGCTCGACGACGGCTCGACGCGGTTCCTGGTCTGGGCGCCGGCGGTGGAACGGATCGAGGTGGTGCTCGACGACGGGAACCGGGTCGCGCCGCTGGAGCCGACCGGGCGCGGTTACCACGAGGCGACCGTTGACCGGGTCGCCGCAGGTGACCGCTACCGCTACCGCCTGGCCGGAATCGAGGAGGACCGCAACGACCCGGCATCGCGATGGCAACCCGAAGGGCTCCACGGCCCCTCCGCCGTCGACGACCCGGCGTTCGCCTGGACCGACGCCGGGTGGGTGTGCCCGCCGCTGCACGAGCAGGTGCTGTACGAACTGCACGTCGGCACCTTCACGCCCGAGGGCACCTTCGACGCGATCGTGGCCCGCCTGGGTGAGCTGCGCGAGCTCGGCGTCACCACGATCGAGCTGATGCCGATCTGGCAGTTCCCGGGCGAGCGCAACTGGGGCTACGACGGCGTCCTGCCCTACGCGGTGCAGCACTCCTACGGCGGGCCGGCGGGCCTGCGCCGGCTCGTCGACGCCGCGCACGCCGCCGGCATCGCCGTGGTGCTCGACGTCGTCTACAACCACTTCGGTCCCGAGGACAACCACCTGCCCGACTTCGGGCCCTACCTCACCGACCGCTACGACACCCCCTGGGGCCAGGCAGTCAACGTCGACGGCCCGCACAGCGACGGTGTCCGCCGCTATTTCGTGGAGAACGCGGTGCGCTGGATCCGCGAGTTCCACGTCGACGGGCTGCGGCTCGACGCGGTGCACGCCATCCTCGACCAGTCGGCGGTGCACCTGCTCGAGGAGATCGCCCGTGAGGTCCACGCCGAGGCGCGCCGTGCGGGGCGCCACGCGTTCGTGATCGCGGAGTCCGACCTGGCGGATCCGAAGCTGGTGCGCTCCCCCGAGCGTGGCGGCTTCGGGCTCGACGGCCAGTGGCTCGACGACGTCCACCACGCCCTCCACGTCGCCTTCACGGGCGAACAGACCGGCTACTACGAGGACTTCACGGGGCTGGCCGACCTGCGGCGGGCGTTGCGGGACCGGTTCGTGATGGCGGGCCGCTGGTCGCCGCACCGCCAGCGCACCGTCGGACGCCCGGCGAACGACGTCCCCTACCACCGCTTCGTCGCCTGCACCCAGAACCACGACCAGGTCGGCAACCGGATGCTGGGCGAGCGTCAGAGCCGGCTGTTGGACCACGAACAGCTCAAGGCGTCGGCCGCCGGCCTGCTGCTCCTGCCGTTCACGCCGATGCTGTGGATGGGGCAGGAGTACGCCGAGACGGCACTGTTCCAGTACTTCGTGTCGCACACCGACCCCGACCTGGTCCGGGCGGTGCAGGAGGGCCGGAAGCGGGAGTTCGCCTACTTCGCCGACCAGGGCGAGGCGCCCGACCCTCAGGCCGAGGCCACGTTCGCGCGTTCGAAGCTCGACTGGTCCCGGCGCACCCAGGACCCGCACGCGGTGGTGCTCGCCCTCTACCGCGAGCTCCTGCGCCTGCGCCGCGAGCTGGGCGCGGTGGCCGCCCCCGATGCCAGTGACGCGAGCGGGGTGCTGCACACGCCCGGGACCCTGTCGTGGCGTCGCTCCCGGCGCGAGGACGAGGTGCTGGTCGTCGTCCACGCCGGCCCGGGACCGGTCGAGGTCCCTCTGCCCCCGGACGTGCGGTGGCAGCTGGTGTTGGACACCGCCGATCCGAGGTGGGACGGCCCGGGGGGCGTCGAGCTCCGGGACGAAGCGGTCGCGGACGGTGGCGGAGGCGCCACGACGCTGCGGTTGCCGGGGACCGCGACCGCCCTGCTGCGGCGGCGCTGA